A single region of the Mycobacterium lentiflavum genome encodes:
- a CDS encoding SDR family oxidoreductase has translation MRYVVTGGTGFIGRRVVARLLDTRPDAEVWVLVRRQSLERFERLAAQWGERTKPLVGELPELTLTDEQLAELGRVDHLVHCAAIYDVTAGEAEQRAANVEGTRAVIGLARRIDATFHHISSIAVAGDFAGEYTEDDFDVGQQLPTPYHQTKFEAELLVRSEPGLRYRIYRPAVVVGDSHTGAMDKIDGPYYFFGVLAKLAILPSLTPIMLPDTGRTNIVPVDYVVDALVALMHADGSASWDGRTFHLTSPKTIGLRGIYRGVAKAAGLPPLRGSLPRSVAAPVLKASGRVKRLRNMAATQLGIPAEVLDLVDLIPTFVSDTTQNALCGTGIEVPEFASYAPKLWRYWAEHLDPDRARRDAADGPLQGRHVIITGASSGIGRASAIAVAERGATVFALARNGSALDELVAEIRANGGQAYAFTCDVTDSVSVEHTIKDILGRFGHVDYLVNNAGRSIRRSVVNAYDRMHDYERVMAVNYFGAVRMVLALLPHWRERRFGHVVNVSSAGVLARNPKYSSYLPTKAALDAFSDVVASETLSDHITFTNIHMPLVKTPMIAPSQRLNPVPPISPERAAAMVVRGLVEKPARIDTPLGTLAEAGNYLLPRTSRRILHQVYLGYPDSAAALGVSPVDNDVTAVRRRPKRPVRAVGRIGVPRPVRKAVRLVPGIHW, from the coding sequence ATGCGGTATGTCGTTACCGGCGGTACCGGGTTTATTGGTCGCCGCGTCGTAGCTCGCCTGTTGGACACTCGGCCCGACGCCGAGGTGTGGGTTCTGGTCCGGCGCCAGTCGCTGGAACGCTTCGAACGCCTCGCTGCGCAGTGGGGTGAACGCACCAAACCGCTGGTCGGCGAACTACCGGAGCTCACGCTGACCGATGAGCAGTTGGCCGAACTAGGCCGGGTCGACCACCTGGTGCACTGCGCGGCGATCTACGACGTCACGGCCGGCGAAGCCGAACAGCGCGCCGCCAACGTCGAGGGCACCCGCGCCGTCATCGGGCTGGCGCGGCGGATCGATGCCACGTTCCACCACATATCGTCGATCGCCGTGGCGGGAGACTTCGCCGGCGAGTACACCGAGGACGACTTCGACGTCGGCCAGCAGCTGCCCACCCCGTACCACCAGACCAAGTTCGAAGCCGAACTGCTGGTCCGGTCCGAACCCGGGCTGCGCTACCGCATCTACCGGCCCGCCGTGGTGGTCGGCGACTCACACACCGGCGCTATGGACAAGATCGACGGCCCGTACTACTTCTTCGGCGTGCTGGCCAAACTGGCCATCTTGCCGTCGTTGACCCCGATCATGCTGCCCGACACCGGGCGCACCAACATCGTCCCAGTCGACTACGTCGTCGACGCACTCGTCGCGCTGATGCACGCCGACGGCTCAGCTTCCTGGGATGGGCGAACCTTCCACCTGACCTCGCCGAAAACCATTGGGCTGCGCGGTATTTACCGCGGTGTCGCCAAGGCCGCCGGATTGCCACCGCTGCGCGGCTCGCTGCCCCGCTCGGTGGCGGCACCGGTGCTGAAGGCCAGCGGGCGCGTCAAACGGTTGCGCAACATGGCGGCCACCCAACTCGGGATTCCCGCCGAAGTGCTGGACCTCGTCGACCTGATCCCCACTTTCGTCAGCGACACTACGCAAAATGCGTTGTGCGGCACCGGAATTGAGGTGCCCGAGTTCGCCAGTTACGCGCCCAAGCTGTGGCGGTACTGGGCCGAGCATCTCGATCCCGACCGCGCCCGCCGCGACGCCGCGGACGGCCCGCTGCAGGGCCGGCATGTGATCATCACCGGCGCATCCAGCGGCATCGGCCGGGCGTCGGCGATCGCGGTCGCCGAACGCGGCGCCACGGTGTTCGCGTTGGCCCGCAACGGCTCCGCGCTCGACGAGCTGGTCGCCGAGATCCGCGCGAACGGCGGTCAGGCCTACGCCTTCACCTGCGATGTCACCGATTCGGTGTCGGTGGAGCACACCATCAAGGACATCCTGGGCCGCTTCGGACACGTCGACTACCTGGTGAACAACGCGGGCCGATCGATACGCCGTTCGGTGGTCAACGCATACGACCGGATGCACGACTACGAGCGGGTGATGGCGGTCAACTACTTCGGCGCGGTCCGGATGGTGCTGGCGCTGTTACCGCATTGGCGGGAGCGCCGATTCGGTCACGTGGTCAACGTCTCCAGCGCGGGCGTGCTGGCCCGCAATCCGAAGTACAGCTCGTATCTGCCCACCAAGGCCGCGCTGGACGCGTTCTCCGACGTGGTCGCCTCGGAGACGTTGTCCGACCACATCACGTTCACCAATATCCATATGCCGCTGGTCAAGACGCCGATGATCGCGCCGTCGCAGCGACTCAACCCGGTGCCGCCGATCAGCCCCGAACGGGCCGCCGCGATGGTGGTGCGCGGACTCGTCGAGAAGCCGGCCCGCATCGACACTCCGCTGGGCACCCTGGCCGAGGCCGGCAATTATCTGTTGCCCAGGACCTCTCGGCGAATTCTGCACCAGGTCTATCTGGGCTACCCCGATTCCGCTGCCGCGCTCGGGGTTTCGCCGGTCGACAACGACGTAACGGCGGTACGCCGTCGGCCCAAGCGGCCGGTTCGTGCCGTGGGCCGCATCGGGGTCCCCCGACCGGTCCGAAAGGCGGTCCGCCTGGTGCCCGGGATTCATTGGTGA
- a CDS encoding MaoC family dehydratase: MAIDPSAVGAVTEPKLFDWTDRDTLLYALGVGAGLDDLSFTTENSHGITQQVLPTYAVICCPAFGAAGKIGDFNWAMLLHGSQGIRLHAPLPAAGKLSVVTEVTDIQDKGEGKNAVVMLRGRGTDPDSQQLIAETSTTFVVRGAGGFGGQPGQRPIAPEFPDREPDIKVALPTREDQALIYRLSGDRNPLHSDPWFARELAGFPKPILHGLCSYGVAGRALVAELGGGQAANITSIDSRFSSPVFPGETLTTLIWRTEPGKAVFRTTASGAEGAEAGRVVLDDGAVEYAQS; encoded by the coding sequence ATGGCGATTGACCCGAGTGCTGTCGGTGCGGTGACCGAGCCGAAGTTGTTCGACTGGACCGACCGGGACACCCTGCTCTACGCCCTCGGCGTCGGCGCGGGGCTCGACGACCTGTCGTTCACCACCGAGAACAGCCACGGGATCACTCAGCAGGTGCTGCCCACCTACGCGGTGATCTGCTGCCCGGCGTTCGGGGCGGCGGGCAAGATCGGAGATTTCAACTGGGCCATGCTGTTACACGGCTCGCAAGGGATCCGGCTGCACGCGCCGCTGCCCGCGGCGGGCAAGCTGTCGGTGGTCACCGAGGTCACCGACATTCAGGACAAGGGCGAGGGCAAGAACGCCGTCGTGATGCTGCGCGGCCGCGGCACCGACCCGGATTCTCAGCAGCTGATCGCCGAAACGTCGACCACCTTTGTGGTCCGTGGCGCGGGCGGTTTCGGTGGACAACCGGGTCAGCGTCCCATCGCCCCGGAATTCCCGGATCGCGAGCCCGACATCAAGGTCGCCCTGCCCACCCGCGAGGACCAGGCGCTGATCTACCGGCTCTCCGGCGACCGCAACCCGCTGCACAGCGACCCGTGGTTCGCCCGGGAGTTGGCCGGGTTCCCGAAGCCGATCCTGCACGGGCTGTGCAGCTATGGGGTGGCGGGCCGCGCGCTGGTCGCCGAGCTCGGCGGTGGGCAGGCCGCGAACATCACCTCGATCGACTCACGTTTCAGCTCCCCGGTGTTTCCCGGCGAGACGTTGACCACGCTGATCTGGCGCACCGAGCCGGGCAAGGCGGTCTTTCGCACCACAGCTTCTGGTGCCGAGGGCGCCGAGGCGGGGCGAGTCGTGCTCGACGACGGCGCGGTCGAATACGCGCAGAGCTAG
- the kasB gene encoding 3-oxoacyl-ACP synthase KasB — protein sequence MTELVTGKALPNVVVTGIAMTTALATDAESTWKLLLDSQSGIRTLEDSFIEHYDLPVRIGGHLLEDFDDGLTRAERHRMGWLPKMTTILSRRVWENAGTPEVDPNRLLVSVGTGLGSAEQIVFSYDDLRARGGQAVSPLAVAKYMPNAPAAAIGLERHAGAGVLTPISACASGSEGIAQAWRNIVLGEADIAICGGVEVKIEAVAIAAFAQMRIVLSTKNDDPPRACRPFDRDRTGIVFGEAGALMVIETEEHAKARGANILARIMGASITSDGFHMVAPDPNGARAGHAMSRAIQLAGLTPDDIDHVNAHATGTLVGDLAESKAINNALGGNKPAVYAPKAALGHSVGAVGAVESILTVQALRDQVIPPTLNLENLDPEIDLDVVAGKPRPGNYQYALNNSFGFGGHNVAVAFGRY from the coding sequence ATGACAGAGCTGGTTACGGGGAAAGCGTTACCAAATGTAGTGGTCACCGGTATTGCCATGACGACAGCACTGGCTACCGACGCCGAGAGCACCTGGAAGTTGTTGCTGGACAGCCAGAGCGGCATCCGGACCCTCGAAGACTCGTTTATCGAGCACTATGACCTGCCGGTACGCATCGGTGGGCACCTGCTGGAGGATTTCGACGACGGCTTGACGCGCGCCGAGCGGCACCGAATGGGTTGGCTGCCGAAGATGACCACCATATTGAGCCGTCGGGTGTGGGAGAACGCCGGCACACCCGAGGTCGACCCCAACCGATTGCTGGTATCCGTCGGCACCGGCCTGGGTTCGGCCGAGCAAATCGTCTTCAGCTACGACGACCTGCGCGCCCGCGGCGGCCAGGCCGTCTCACCGCTCGCGGTGGCGAAGTACATGCCCAACGCCCCTGCCGCGGCAATCGGGCTGGAACGACACGCCGGGGCCGGGGTGCTCACGCCCATTTCGGCCTGCGCATCCGGCTCGGAAGGCATCGCGCAGGCCTGGCGCAATATCGTCCTCGGTGAGGCCGATATTGCCATTTGCGGCGGTGTCGAGGTCAAGATCGAGGCGGTGGCGATCGCGGCGTTTGCGCAGATGCGCATCGTGTTGTCGACGAAGAACGACGACCCGCCCCGGGCGTGCCGCCCGTTCGACCGGGACCGAACCGGCATCGTGTTCGGCGAGGCCGGCGCGCTGATGGTCATCGAGACCGAGGAGCACGCCAAGGCACGGGGCGCCAACATCCTGGCCCGAATCATGGGCGCCAGCATCACCTCGGACGGGTTCCACATGGTGGCACCGGACCCGAACGGCGCGCGCGCCGGACATGCGATGAGCAGGGCGATTCAGCTGGCGGGGCTGACGCCCGACGACATCGACCACGTCAACGCGCACGCCACCGGCACCCTGGTCGGCGACCTGGCCGAATCCAAGGCCATCAACAACGCTCTGGGTGGCAACAAACCCGCCGTGTACGCGCCGAAAGCCGCACTGGGTCACTCGGTGGGGGCGGTCGGCGCGGTGGAGTCGATCCTGACCGTGCAGGCGCTGCGGGATCAGGTGATCCCGCCGACCCTGAACCTGGAAAACCTCGATCCGGAGATCGACCTGGACGTGGTTGCGGGCAAACCGCGGCCCGGCAATTACCAGTACGCGCTCAACAACTCGTTCGGATTCGGCGGCCACAACGTCGCCGTGGCTTTCGGCCGGTACTGA
- a CDS encoding nucleoside hydrolase — protein sequence MNPVFADVDTGVDDALALIYLLASPDSDLVGIASTGGNVGVQQVCANNLGLLQLCQATDIPVSKGADETLTGPLRTPSKVHGPRGLGYADLPPGLAALTEYDSATAWVRAARAFPGELIGLATGPLTNLALALRAEPALPTLLRRLVIMGGSYDHFGNTTAVAEWNISVDPEAAAEVFAAWSDESLGSQRLPILCGLDLTRKVAITPQLLARLAAAAGSTSTIMSVDDERGTRSTASNPVIRLIEDAMRFYLEGYHDNGHGYLAHLHDPLAAAVALDPELVATRPGRVDVELAGTLTRGMTVTDWRREPNARIGVDVDPTAFFERFIERVGPFARQLTW from the coding sequence GTGAACCCCGTTTTCGCCGATGTCGACACCGGCGTCGATGACGCACTGGCCCTGATTTACCTGCTGGCCAGCCCGGACTCCGATCTGGTCGGCATCGCCTCGACCGGGGGAAACGTTGGCGTACAACAGGTTTGCGCCAACAACTTGGGCCTTCTGCAGCTGTGCCAGGCCACCGATATCCCGGTGTCGAAGGGCGCCGACGAGACGCTGACCGGCCCGCTGCGAACCCCGTCGAAGGTTCACGGCCCGCGCGGCCTGGGATATGCCGACCTGCCGCCGGGCCTCGCTGCACTGACCGAGTACGACTCGGCGACCGCCTGGGTGCGCGCGGCGCGCGCGTTCCCCGGCGAGCTGATCGGCCTCGCGACCGGCCCGCTGACCAATCTGGCGCTGGCGCTGCGCGCCGAGCCGGCACTGCCAACCCTGTTGCGCCGGTTGGTCATCATGGGCGGCTCCTATGACCACTTCGGCAACACCACCGCCGTGGCGGAATGGAACATCAGCGTGGATCCCGAGGCGGCCGCCGAGGTGTTCGCAGCCTGGTCCGACGAAAGCCTTGGGTCGCAGCGACTCCCGATCCTGTGTGGGCTGGATCTCACCCGAAAAGTCGCGATCACTCCGCAGCTCCTGGCGAGGTTGGCGGCCGCCGCGGGGTCGACTTCCACCATCATGAGCGTGGACGACGAACGGGGCACCCGTTCGACGGCGTCCAACCCGGTGATCCGGCTGATCGAGGACGCGATGCGGTTCTACCTCGAGGGTTACCACGACAACGGACACGGATATCTGGCGCATCTGCACGACCCGTTGGCCGCGGCGGTAGCGCTGGACCCCGAACTCGTCGCGACCCGTCCGGGCCGGGTGGACGTCGAGCTCGCCGGCACCCTGACCCGCGGCATGACGGTGACCGACTGGCGCCGAGAACCTAACGCGCGCATCGGTGTTGACGTCGATCCGACGGCATTCTTCGAACGGTTTATCGAACGCGTGGGGCCCTTCGCGCGTCAGCTCACCTGGTAA
- a CDS encoding wax ester/triacylglycerol synthase domain-containing protein: protein MVQLTTALDSGFRTATDPDRQASMATGAVAIVEGAVPNLERLKALLAERIQSIPRCTQVLRTHPFSGAQHWTDDPGFDLAHHLRRVAVPRPGDEADLSRAIAHALERPLELDRPLWECWVIEGLRGKWAILMKVHHYLADATPAAHLLTRLCDDADSEMFANHVAPEADSAPARKQGWAETLWRASAAATTVTTTLAEAVWSAAHASSTAPAVTMRRYSTVRVPLAAVDAVCGKFRVTTNDVALAAITEGFRAVLLHRGEQPRAGSLCTPEKRYLPVEHDDPVQRLRIVHSSLNQPTPVRQHNSIVDLAASSMPFTLCAKAVRLVMSRLPQPGIVTLATNAPGPRHRLGLMGATVERLLPIPPTALRLSSGVAVLSYGDELIFGITADYDAAPELQQLASGIEREMARLTALSQDSVLLFTKDRRKRRARALRGKVSPSHPTARARH, encoded by the coding sequence ATGGTACAGCTGACCACGGCATTGGATTCGGGCTTTCGCACCGCGACGGACCCCGACCGGCAGGCAAGTATGGCGACGGGCGCGGTCGCCATTGTCGAGGGCGCGGTGCCGAACCTGGAACGCCTCAAAGCGCTTCTGGCAGAACGCATTCAGTCGATCCCCCGATGCACCCAGGTATTGCGGACGCATCCGTTCAGCGGTGCCCAGCACTGGACCGACGATCCGGGTTTCGACCTCGCCCATCACCTGCGCCGTGTCGCGGTTCCCCGCCCCGGCGATGAAGCCGACCTGTCTCGAGCGATCGCGCACGCCCTGGAACGCCCCCTCGAATTGGACCGCCCGCTGTGGGAGTGCTGGGTCATCGAGGGGCTGCGCGGCAAGTGGGCGATCCTGATGAAGGTCCACCACTACCTCGCCGACGCCACGCCCGCGGCCCACCTTCTCACCAGGCTCTGCGACGACGCCGACAGCGAGATGTTCGCCAATCACGTTGCACCCGAGGCTGATTCGGCGCCAGCCCGGAAGCAGGGCTGGGCCGAGACACTCTGGCGAGCCTCGGCCGCCGCGACCACCGTCACCACCACGCTGGCCGAGGCGGTCTGGTCGGCGGCCCACGCGTCGTCGACCGCCCCGGCGGTCACCATGCGGCGCTACAGCACGGTGCGCGTCCCCCTGGCCGCCGTCGACGCGGTCTGCGGCAAGTTCCGGGTGACCACCAACGACGTCGCGCTCGCCGCGATCACCGAGGGCTTCCGGGCCGTGCTGCTGCACCGCGGCGAACAGCCGCGCGCGGGTTCGTTGTGCACCCCGGAGAAGAGGTATCTGCCTGTCGAGCACGACGATCCGGTGCAGCGGCTGCGAATTGTGCACAGCAGCTTGAACCAGCCCACGCCGGTTCGGCAACACAACAGCATCGTGGACCTGGCAGCAAGCTCCATGCCATTCACGCTGTGCGCCAAAGCAGTTCGATTGGTCATGAGCCGGCTCCCACAACCCGGCATCGTGACGCTGGCCACCAACGCGCCGGGGCCGCGGCACCGGCTGGGGCTGATGGGCGCAACCGTGGAACGCCTGCTGCCGATCCCGCCGACGGCTTTGCGGCTATCCAGCGGAGTCGCGGTGCTGAGCTACGGCGACGAGCTGATCTTCGGGATCACCGCCGATTACGACGCCGCCCCCGAACTCCAGCAGCTCGCCAGCGGCATCGAACGGGAGATGGCGCGTCTGACGGCGCTCAGCCAAGACTCCGTCCTGCTGTTCACCAAGGATCGCCGCAAGCGCCGGGCCCGCGCGCTGCGGGGCAAAGTGTCCCCGAGCCACCCGACCGCGCGAGCGCGCCACTGA
- the otsB gene encoding trehalose-phosphatase, which produces MPVSEPVSEPSVIIDPRRHDAVLFDPALDPPSALTAQLEQAGVRTGTFGSADDLGGFRAGRCVVVAANAQVAAAARDAGFALVIEDQSLGDVTVRTGDLRMSQLPDASQLLGEDLPARRPAVFFDFDGTLSDIVNDPDSAQLVAGAADALQQLATRCPVAILSGRDLADVTARVGLPGLWYAGSHGFELTAPDGTHHQNDAAAAAIPVLESAAAQLRERLGSIPGVRVEHKRFGVAVHYRNAARDRVGEVTAAVRAAGQRDALRVTTGREVIELRPDIDWDKGKTLHWVLGHLDGSAAVTPIFLGDDITDEDAFDAVRPDGIPILVRHNDDGDRATAALFALDSPAAAAEFVDRLARQLAGPR; this is translated from the coding sequence GTGCCAGTATCGGAGCCAGTATCGGAGCCATCGGTCATCATCGACCCACGTCGCCACGACGCGGTGCTGTTTGATCCCGCCCTGGACCCGCCGTCGGCGTTGACAGCGCAACTTGAGCAGGCCGGTGTGCGCACCGGGACCTTCGGCTCGGCCGACGATCTCGGCGGGTTTCGAGCGGGTCGCTGCGTCGTCGTCGCGGCCAACGCGCAGGTGGCCGCGGCCGCGCGCGACGCCGGGTTCGCCTTGGTGATCGAGGACCAAAGCCTCGGGGACGTCACGGTCCGCACCGGGGACCTGCGAATGTCGCAGCTGCCCGACGCGTCGCAGCTCCTCGGCGAGGACCTGCCCGCCCGACGGCCGGCGGTGTTCTTCGACTTCGACGGCACGCTCTCGGACATCGTCAACGACCCGGACTCGGCCCAGCTGGTCGCCGGTGCGGCCGACGCGCTACAGCAGTTGGCCACGCGCTGCCCGGTCGCGATCCTGTCCGGCCGCGACCTCGCCGACGTCACGGCACGCGTCGGCCTGCCCGGTCTCTGGTACGCCGGCAGCCACGGATTCGAACTGACCGCGCCCGACGGCACGCATCACCAAAACGACGCCGCGGCCGCGGCCATACCGGTGTTGGAGTCCGCGGCCGCCCAGCTCCGTGAGCGCCTCGGTTCGATTCCGGGGGTCAGGGTGGAGCACAAGCGGTTTGGCGTTGCCGTGCACTATCGCAACGCGGCGCGAGACCGCGTCGGCGAGGTGACGGCAGCAGTACGCGCCGCCGGTCAGCGCGATGCGCTTCGGGTGACCACCGGCCGCGAAGTCATCGAGCTACGCCCGGATATCGACTGGGACAAGGGGAAGACGCTGCACTGGGTGCTCGGGCACTTGGACGGATCGGCAGCCGTGACACCGATCTTCCTCGGCGACGACATCACCGACGAGGACGCGTTCGATGCGGTGCGCCCGGACGGAATCCCGATCCTGGTGCGGCACAACGACGACGGCGACCGGGCCACCGCCGCGCTGTTCGCGCTGGACAGCCCCGCCGCCGCCGCCGAATTCGTCGACCGCCTGGCGCGGCAGTTGGCCGGCCCCCGCTAG
- a CDS encoding histidine phosphatase family protein codes for MATRSIIKKAFWKTGAVLAATLIVGACGGSTQARAITLTFIRNAQTQADADGIINTDPPGPGLTAEGRGQAQQLAHQSGRNDFDAVYASAMAEAQQTAGPLAGELGKQVEVLSGVQALNAGWFNGKPQSMAATTYMLAPADWINGDIQDSIPGSVSGKQFNEEFTAAVNKVYNSGHNKPVVFSQGAAIMAWTLMNARNGKSSLLSTHPLPNIGRVVVTGNPTDGWTLVEWDGIRSFS; via the coding sequence ATGGCCACGCGCAGCATCATCAAAAAGGCCTTCTGGAAAACGGGGGCCGTACTCGCCGCAACGCTCATCGTCGGTGCCTGTGGGGGGTCGACGCAGGCGCGCGCCATCACGTTGACGTTCATCCGAAACGCCCAGACCCAAGCCGACGCCGACGGCATCATCAACACCGATCCGCCCGGCCCCGGTCTCACCGCCGAGGGCAGGGGCCAGGCCCAACAGTTGGCCCACCAGAGCGGTCGCAACGACTTCGACGCCGTCTACGCCTCCGCGATGGCCGAGGCACAGCAGACCGCCGGGCCGCTGGCCGGTGAACTCGGTAAGCAGGTGGAGGTCCTGAGCGGGGTGCAGGCGCTCAACGCCGGCTGGTTCAACGGCAAACCTCAATCGATGGCGGCGACGACGTACATGTTGGCGCCGGCGGACTGGATCAACGGCGACATCCAGGACAGCATCCCGGGCTCGGTGAGCGGCAAGCAGTTCAACGAGGAGTTCACCGCCGCGGTGAACAAGGTCTACAACAGCGGGCACAACAAGCCGGTCGTGTTCTCCCAGGGCGCGGCGATCATGGCGTGGACGCTGATGAACGCCCGCAACGGCAAGAGCAGCCTGCTGAGCACCCATCCGCTGCCGAACATCGGCCGCGTGGTGGTCACCGGAAACCCGACGGACGGGTGGACGCTGGTCGAGTGGGACGGCATCCGCAGCTTCAGCTGA